CATGGCTGGATAGCGCAGCTAAAACGATCGGGTTATAGCGCCCAAAGACATCTCAACGTCGTCAAGCCGCCCAAACAATCGCAGCAAAAATCAACCAAAGAATCGTAATCCGAAGCATTATTAATCTGGAATTTGGAATCTGTAATCTGGAATTGGAGGCCCTCATGCCGATAAAACTTTATCACGATGTCCCGTCAACCAACTCCGACCGCGTAAAAATCGCTCTCGCCGAAAAAGGCCTCGCCTGGGAGGGAGTTTGGATCAAACTCGCCAAGCGCGAGCAGAAAAGTCCCGAACATCTCGCGCGCAATCCCCACGGCAAGATTCCCGTGATTGAAGATGACGGCAAGATTCTCTTCGAGTCCTGCATCATCAACGAGTATCTCGATGAGAAATATCCCAACCCGCCGCTCCAGCCGAAAGACCCCTATCTGCGCGCCCGCGGGAGAATTCTCGTCGACTACTTTTTGAACTATCTGCACGATCCCTACTGGGCACTGCGCGGCGAGATGATCAAGAAGAATGAAGCGG
The sequence above is a segment of the Deltaproteobacteria bacterium genome. Coding sequences within it:
- a CDS encoding glutathione S-transferase family protein, which produces MPIKLYHDVPSTNSDRVKIALAEKGLAWEGVWIKLAKREQKSPEHLARNPHGKIPVIEDDGKILFESCIINEYLDEKYPNPPLQPKDPYLRARGRILVDYFLNYLHDPYWALRGEMIKKNEAERDQKTIAETRTEVTDRLQYLEVALGAQPFFLGDYSLTDIAMVPRFPRLEQYGVLPSAALPKLTAWFERMKQRPAVQAVL